In Caldicellulosiruptor obsidiansis OB47, a single window of DNA contains:
- the srlD gene encoding sorbitol-6-phosphate dehydrogenase has protein sequence MNCKRLEGQVAIVTGAAQGLGEALARRLDKEGCKVVVADINLEGAQKVASDLSEAIAVKCDVTNEQEVEAMVDKTIETFGQLDLMVANAGILIAKPITEFSLAEWKKVIDVNLIGYFLCARAAARVMIPRRKGNIIQINSKSGKKGSYKNSAYSASKFGGIGLTQSLALELAEYGIRVNAICPGNLLDSPLWVNSLYEQYSKNQGLTPEQIREKYLSQVPLRRACTYDDVANVLVFLASDEASYMTGQAINVTGGQEMR, from the coding sequence ATGAATTGCAAACGATTAGAGGGACAGGTTGCAATTGTTACAGGAGCAGCTCAGGGGCTTGGTGAAGCTTTAGCAAGAAGACTTGACAAAGAAGGATGCAAGGTTGTTGTTGCAGATATAAACCTTGAAGGTGCTCAAAAAGTGGCAAGCGACCTATCTGAAGCCATTGCTGTAAAGTGTGATGTTACAAACGAACAAGAGGTCGAAGCAATGGTTGACAAGACAATTGAAACTTTTGGCCAGCTTGATTTGATGGTTGCAAATGCTGGAATACTAATTGCAAAGCCTATTACAGAATTTTCGCTTGCTGAGTGGAAAAAGGTAATAGATGTAAACCTCATTGGATACTTCTTGTGTGCGAGAGCTGCAGCAAGAGTGATGATTCCACGCCGAAAAGGAAATATAATCCAGATAAATAGCAAGTCTGGAAAGAAAGGGTCATACAAAAACTCTGCGTACTCCGCATCAAAGTTTGGTGGCATTGGTCTTACTCAGAGCTTGGCACTTGAGCTTGCAGAGTACGGGATTAGAGTAAATGCTATATGCCCGGGAAATCTGCTTGACTCACCTTTGTGGGTAAACAGCCTTTATGAGCAGTATTCCAAAAATCAAGGACTTACACCAGAACAGATAAGAGAAAAGTATTTGAGTCAGGTACCTTTAAGGCGTGCATGCACATATGACGATGTTGCAAATGTATTAGTATTTTTAGCATCTGATGAAGCAAGCTACATGACTGGGCAGGCTATAAATGTAACAGGTGGTCAGGAAATGAGATAA
- a CDS encoding APC family permease, with amino-acid sequence MLFVIVVYLLVNIAYINVIGIGKLATVENAINLISEKLFGQIGKVLISLGIIISIVGTLNGFALTGIRIPYAMATNQRFIANNVFSKLHPRFATPVNSSILVYILSLLYIFTRSFNRLTDLAMFSTWIFYVLFFTGIFIKRKREGKNKEGYNTFLYPITPLVAIFSGLYVLVNNIFSNPTDSIFSVLITLLGLPVYFLFVKKKIKK; translated from the coding sequence ATGTTATTTGTCATAGTGGTTTATCTTCTTGTAAACATTGCTTACATTAATGTCATTGGAATTGGAAAGCTTGCAACAGTTGAAAACGCTATAAACCTTATTTCTGAAAAGTTATTCGGTCAAATTGGAAAAGTTCTAATATCACTTGGTATAATTATTTCCATTGTTGGAACCTTAAATGGTTTTGCCCTGACAGGTATAAGAATTCCTTATGCCATGGCAACAAATCAGCGATTTATTGCAAACAATGTATTTTCAAAGCTTCATCCTCGTTTTGCAACACCTGTGAACTCAAGCATACTTGTTTATATTCTCTCGCTCTTGTATATTTTCACACGAAGCTTTAACAGGCTCACAGATCTTGCTATGTTTTCAACGTGGATATTCTATGTTCTGTTTTTTACTGGAATATTTATCAAGCGAAAAAGAGAAGGAAAAAACAAGGAAGGGTACAATACATTTCTGTATCCTATAACCCCACTTGTTGCAATCTTCAGTGGTTTGTACGTTCTTGTAAACAACATATTCTCAAACCCTACAGACTCAATTTTTTCTGTTTTAATTACTTTACTTGGCCTGCCTGTATATTTTCTATTTGTGAAGAAGAAAATAAAAAAATAA
- a CDS encoding dihydrolipoamide acetyltransferase family protein has protein sequence MATPVIMPKQGQTVESCIITKWYKKKGDKVEVGDLLFSYETDKASFDEEAKVSGVLLDIFFEEGEEVPVLTNVCVIGEPGEDVQHFNPKASSEVQKVHISHQTYEQDVPGETQTKISKHYSPIEGKIKISPRAKNLAEKLNVDFRFAKPSGPDGRIIERDILKLFESGPVFTSAATQEAKEVEDVQILEPTGIGGRITTFDIERAKQESYVSKISESSGQNVEYEDVPLSNIRKAIAKAMYLSLTTTAQLTLHTSFDASKILEFRKKVKENREKLELEDITINDIILFAVSRVLPKHKLLNSHFLDDKMRYFKNVHLGFAVDTERGLMVPTIFNCNQKTLSQISKEAKELIGLCRKGTISPDLLKGATFTITNLGSFGIESFTPVLNPPQTGILGVNTIVQRSKEENGQIKFYPAMGLSLTFDHRALDGADAARFLKDLKELLENFDLLLAL, from the coding sequence ATGGCAACACCTGTAATAATGCCCAAACAGGGACAGACTGTTGAAAGTTGTATAATTACAAAGTGGTATAAGAAAAAAGGTGATAAGGTTGAAGTTGGCGACCTTTTATTTTCTTATGAGACCGACAAGGCGAGTTTTGATGAGGAAGCAAAGGTAAGTGGTGTACTTCTTGATATCTTCTTCGAAGAAGGTGAAGAAGTTCCTGTCTTAACTAATGTGTGTGTGATTGGTGAACCTGGTGAGGATGTGCAACATTTCAATCCAAAGGCTTCCTCAGAAGTCCAAAAAGTTCACATCTCACACCAGACGTATGAGCAAGATGTCCCGGGGGAAACTCAAACAAAGATTTCAAAGCACTATTCTCCAATTGAAGGGAAAATAAAAATTTCACCCAGAGCAAAGAACTTAGCTGAAAAATTAAATGTTGATTTTAGGTTTGCAAAACCTTCAGGGCCAGATGGAAGAATAATTGAAAGAGACATTTTGAAACTTTTTGAATCAGGGCCAGTGTTTACAAGTGCGGCAACACAGGAAGCAAAAGAAGTTGAAGATGTTCAAATTTTAGAGCCAACTGGCATTGGTGGTAGAATTACAACTTTTGACATTGAAAGGGCAAAGCAGGAAAGCTATGTCTCAAAAATTTCTGAGTCTTCTGGGCAGAATGTAGAATATGAAGATGTGCCGCTTTCAAATATCAGAAAGGCTATCGCAAAGGCTATGTATCTATCTCTTACCACAACAGCTCAGCTGACATTACACACATCATTTGATGCAAGTAAAATCCTTGAGTTCAGGAAAAAAGTGAAAGAAAACAGAGAAAAACTGGAGCTTGAGGATATCACAATAAACGATATAATCCTTTTTGCTGTCTCAAGGGTTTTACCAAAACACAAATTGCTCAATAGCCATTTTTTGGATGATAAAATGAGATATTTCAAGAATGTTCATCTTGGGTTTGCAGTTGACACAGAGCGTGGTCTTATGGTACCAACAATATTCAACTGTAACCAAAAGACCTTAAGTCAAATCTCAAAAGAAGCAAAGGAGCTAATTGGCCTTTGCAGAAAAGGAACAATCTCACCAGACCTTTTAAAAGGTGCAACGTTCACTATTACCAATTTAGGAAGTTTTGGTATAGAAAGTTTTACACCTGTCCTAAATCCTCCTCAGACAGGGATTTTGGGTGTAAATACAATTGTTCAGAGGTCTAAGGAAGAAAATGGACAGATAAAATTCTACCCTGCAATGGGGTTGTCACTAACGTTTGATCACAGAGCGTTAGATGGAGCCGATGCGGCAAGGTTTTTGAAGGATTTAAAGGAGCTTTTAGAAAACTTTGATTTGCTTTTGGCACTCTGA
- the lipA gene encoding lipoyl synthase, with protein sequence MSYLKKPDWLKIRVKADQKIDDVIEILKMFSLHTVCEEAQCPNIYECFSKKTATFLIMGDICTRNCTFCDVKKGKPECLNSDEPEMVANAVGALGLKYVVITSVTRDDLPDGGASHFAECIRSIKVKSQHTKIEVLIPDFKGSFESVSKVVEASPDVVAHNIETIERLYPCVRPLASYKRSLDVLRMVKEIDKNIFTKSGIMVGLGETKDEVKKTLEDLRKAECDFVTIGQYLSPSKNHHPVVEFVHPDAFEEYKEFAISIGFKFVMSGPLVRSSYMAENAKDIIENVHKI encoded by the coding sequence ATGAGCTATCTAAAAAAGCCTGATTGGCTGAAGATAAGAGTAAAGGCAGATCAAAAAATAGATGATGTCATAGAAATTTTAAAAATGTTTTCTCTTCACACGGTGTGTGAAGAAGCTCAGTGTCCAAACATTTATGAGTGCTTTTCAAAAAAAACTGCTACTTTTTTGATTATGGGAGATATATGCACTAGAAACTGTACATTTTGTGATGTCAAGAAAGGGAAACCTGAGTGTTTAAATAGTGATGAACCTGAGATGGTTGCAAATGCTGTAGGTGCATTGGGACTAAAGTATGTTGTTATAACCTCTGTTACAAGGGATGATTTGCCAGACGGTGGAGCTTCTCACTTTGCAGAGTGCATTAGAAGCATAAAAGTAAAAAGTCAACATACTAAGATTGAGGTTCTAATTCCTGACTTTAAAGGTAGTTTTGAATCAGTTTCAAAGGTTGTAGAAGCTTCACCCGATGTTGTTGCACACAACATAGAGACCATCGAAAGGTTATATCCCTGCGTAAGACCTTTGGCAAGTTATAAAAGGTCGCTCGATGTCTTGAGGATGGTAAAAGAGATTGATAAGAATATATTTACAAAATCGGGTATCATGGTTGGACTTGGTGAGACAAAAGATGAAGTTAAAAAGACGCTTGAAGACTTAAGAAAAGCAGAGTGTGATTTTGTAACAATAGGACAGTATCTATCCCCTTCCAAAAATCACCATCCTGTTGTTGAGTTTGTTCATCCAGATGCCTTTGAAGAGTACAAAGAATTTGCAATTTCAATTGGATTTAAGTTTGTTATGTCAGGTCCTCTTGTGAGAAGTTCATATATGGCAGAAAATGCAAAGGATATAATTGAAAATGTCCACAAAATATAA
- the lipB gene encoding lipoyl(octanoyl) transferase LipB — translation MCINVCYLEKVDYQEALSIQESIWSLRVEKKIGDTLLLLEHPHVITIGRRGSRKNILVSEEFLEKMGVKVFEVSRGGDVTYHGPGQLVGYPIFDLALTDRDIKKFVYLLEEVFIRLLKEEFGIIARRDEDKYTGVWVGNDKIVAIGIAVKKWVTMHGFAFNVNTNLEHFSWIVPCGLKDRGVTSLERLIGSTIRFEDVVDKVQTYFGKVFGKSLNILDKEELFDLLKIQAQEGM, via the coding sequence GTGTGTATAAATGTTTGTTATTTAGAAAAGGTAGACTATCAGGAAGCTCTTTCAATTCAAGAGAGCATTTGGTCTTTAAGGGTTGAGAAAAAGATTGGTGACACTCTGCTGCTGCTTGAACATCCTCATGTTATCACAATAGGAAGACGTGGCAGTAGGAAAAACATCCTTGTGTCAGAGGAATTTTTAGAGAAAATGGGTGTCAAGGTGTTTGAGGTAAGCCGTGGTGGGGATGTGACATACCACGGTCCTGGTCAGCTTGTTGGATACCCAATTTTTGATTTAGCTTTGACAGATAGAGATATAAAAAAGTTTGTATATCTTTTAGAAGAGGTTTTTATAAGACTTTTAAAAGAAGAGTTTGGAATTATAGCGCGCAGGGATGAAGATAAATACACGGGTGTTTGGGTTGGCAATGACAAGATAGTTGCTATAGGTATAGCAGTTAAAAAGTGGGTAACCATGCACGGGTTTGCTTTCAATGTAAATACAAATCTTGAACACTTTTCGTGGATTGTCCCGTGCGGACTGAAAGATAGAGGTGTTACATCCTTAGAAAGACTGATTGGAAGCACAATTCGGTTTGAAGATGTGGTGGATAAGGTTCAGACTTATTTTGGAAAGGTTTTCGGCAAGAGTTTGAATATCTTGGACAAAGAAGAACTTTTCGATTTGCTAAAAATTCAAGCGCAGGAAGGTATGTAA
- a CDS encoding class II aldolase/adducin family protein — MEKGKSLHELVWLCQKIGRKIDYVQGGGGNISVKLDSRYMAIKASGFRLDQVAEDDGYVIVDYEKIKSFYESVNLSLVKDYEKESLEVAQKSVLSFPGKVLRPSVEVGFHSILDRYVIHSHSVYANILACSYEGKQLCYQIFKDENFNFIWIPYINPGFSLTVKIADELMNLSAEDKKTKVIFMENHGLIVSSDNLKEVYEVHERVNLLIKRWFKIRGRYPSAVLKQIGNNKYQSRTRFILDFIKSESFEIDFFEKYPLYPDQLVYINSNLYTENPKIELNPQKGCVVYNANYSEALAIEETLLAYLYVITKISKLGLTMKTMSEDETEYIKNWESEKYRKELLKKMAK, encoded by the coding sequence ATGGAAAAAGGTAAAAGTTTGCATGAGCTTGTATGGCTGTGCCAGAAGATTGGCAGAAAAATTGACTATGTTCAGGGTGGCGGGGGAAACATTTCTGTAAAGCTTGATTCAAGATATATGGCAATAAAAGCATCTGGTTTTAGGCTTGACCAGGTGGCAGAAGATGATGGATATGTGATTGTAGACTACGAAAAAATAAAAAGCTTTTATGAAAGTGTCAATCTTTCGCTGGTTAAAGATTATGAAAAAGAGAGTTTAGAAGTTGCTCAAAAAAGCGTTTTGAGTTTTCCTGGCAAGGTTTTAAGACCATCGGTGGAGGTAGGGTTTCACTCAATCCTTGACAGGTACGTCATCCACTCTCATTCTGTGTATGCTAATATCTTAGCTTGTTCATATGAAGGCAAGCAGCTGTGCTACCAAATATTTAAAGATGAAAATTTTAACTTTATCTGGATACCTTACATTAATCCTGGTTTTTCGTTGACTGTTAAAATTGCAGACGAACTTATGAACTTGTCAGCTGAAGATAAAAAAACAAAGGTAATCTTCATGGAAAATCATGGACTTATTGTGTCTTCAGATAATTTGAAAGAAGTCTATGAGGTGCATGAAAGGGTTAACCTTTTGATAAAAAGGTGGTTCAAAATAAGAGGGCGATATCCTTCTGCTGTGCTAAAACAAATTGGGAATAACAAATACCAGAGCAGAACAAGGTTTATTTTAGATTTTATAAAGTCTGAAAGTTTTGAAATTGACTTCTTTGAAAAGTATCCTCTTTATCCTGACCAGCTTGTTTATATAAACTCAAACTTGTACACAGAAAATCCAAAGATAGAACTAAATCCACAAAAAGGCTGTGTTGTATACAATGCAAATTATTCAGAAGCACTTGCCATTGAAGAGACCCTTCTTGCTTATCTTTATGTGATAACTAAAATCAGCAAATTAGGTCTTACTATGAAGACTATGTCAGAAGATGAAACAGAGTATATCAAAAATTGGGAGAGTGAAAAATACAGAAAAGAGCTTTTGAAGAAAATGGCAAAATAA
- a CDS encoding PHP domain-containing protein: protein MAQVEFALEKELNHEYKERRLEALSVFFELVRQGKIALPPKSSVINNHIHTFYSFSPYSPSKAIYMAAKSGLPTAGIMDHDTIAGAQEFMAAGKLAGIATTIGVECRADFSKTLLFGKKINNPDQHSIAYVAIHGIPHNQIETVMNFFKPYVERRMKRNRLMVENINSLLSKYEIFLDFEKDVVSISKYSEGGTVTERHILFALAKKLVEILGKGEKLIRFLKNELEIDINPKIESFLNDEQNPFYEYDLLGALKSDFTPKFYINATDECPDIKEVVKFSYEIGAIIAYAYLGDVVDSVTGDKRSEKFEDDYLELLFEVLNELGIKAVTYMPSRNTLSQLKKVKNLCEKYNFLQISGEDINSPRQRFICEALKQDEFKHLIDTTWALIGHEIMATEDKELGFFSEKMQEKFPNLERRIEYFKYIGIKICSQSN, encoded by the coding sequence ATGGCACAAGTTGAGTTTGCTCTTGAAAAAGAGCTAAATCATGAATATAAGGAGAGAAGACTTGAAGCTCTCTCTGTGTTCTTTGAGCTTGTCAGGCAAGGCAAGATTGCCCTGCCACCAAAAAGTAGCGTTATTAACAATCACATACATACATTTTACTCATTTTCCCCATATTCTCCTTCAAAGGCAATTTACATGGCAGCAAAAAGCGGTCTTCCGACAGCAGGCATAATGGACCATGATACCATAGCTGGTGCTCAGGAATTCATGGCTGCTGGTAAATTAGCAGGTATTGCAACAACAATTGGTGTTGAGTGCAGAGCTGACTTTTCAAAAACTTTGCTTTTTGGCAAGAAGATAAATAATCCTGATCAGCATTCAATTGCTTATGTTGCAATTCATGGAATTCCACATAACCAAATTGAAACTGTAATGAACTTTTTTAAGCCGTACGTGGAGAGGAGAATGAAAAGAAATAGACTGATGGTAGAAAACATTAATAGCCTTCTTTCAAAGTACGAAATTTTTTTGGATTTTGAAAAGGATGTTGTGAGTATTTCAAAATATAGTGAAGGAGGCACTGTCACAGAAAGACATATACTTTTTGCTCTGGCAAAAAAACTTGTTGAAATACTTGGAAAAGGAGAGAAACTGATAAGATTTCTTAAAAATGAGCTCGAAATTGATATTAACCCAAAAATAGAAAGCTTTCTCAATGATGAGCAAAATCCTTTTTATGAGTATGACCTTTTAGGTGCCCTGAAGAGCGATTTTACTCCAAAGTTCTACATAAATGCCACAGATGAGTGCCCTGATATAAAAGAGGTTGTAAAGTTTTCGTATGAGATAGGTGCAATAATTGCATATGCCTACCTTGGTGATGTTGTTGATTCTGTCACAGGCGATAAAAGGAGCGAAAAATTTGAAGATGATTATCTTGAACTTCTGTTTGAGGTTTTAAATGAGCTTGGCATAAAAGCAGTAACATACATGCCCTCAAGAAATACTCTTTCCCAGCTCAAAAAAGTCAAAAACTTATGTGAAAAATATAACTTTCTCCAGATAAGCGGAGAAGACATAAACTCTCCTCGCCAAAGGTTTATATGTGAAGCTTTAAAACAGGATGAGTTCAAGCATTTGATAGATACTACATGGGCTTTGATTGGACATGAGATAATGGCAACAGAGGACAAAGAACTTGGATTTTTCTCAGAAAAAATGCAAGAAAAGTTTCCAAATTTAGAAAGAAGAATTGAATATTTTAAATACATTGGCATTAAGATTTGTTCCCAATCCAATTAA
- a CDS encoding class II aldolase/adducin family protein, which produces MKFELLHPADQIVMIMERIYGYGMTTTSGGNISIKDDNGDIWITPSGIDKGSLKSSDIIQVKEDGEIIGKHNPSVELPFHEMIYRARPDIKAIIHAHPPAIMAFSLARKIPNTKLIPNVHLICGEVELVDYALPGSTELGQKIADTFKKGVSTAVLANHGIVVGAENLFKAFMAFETLDFCAQLEIRAKLIGEPKSLRPKDIEISKAKQDIQMDEFIPKTYSSFERLSRKKMCELIHRAYDQRLFTSTQGTFSQRLSSNSFIITPYMVDRKYIQPEDIVRIENGYKEAGKRPSRSVLLHKYIYEKHPDVNAIIIAHPPNIMAFAVTDNEFDSKTIPETYISLRNVKKIPFGSSFMQPKMTADVFSKETPAVIVENDSVIVVGKDLLDAFDKLEVLEFTAKAIIDARRLGDVVLISQEEIEEIERAFKL; this is translated from the coding sequence ATGAAATTTGAACTACTACATCCAGCCGACCAGATAGTTATGATAATGGAGAGAATATACGGCTATGGTATGACAACAACATCTGGCGGTAACATATCAATTAAAGATGATAATGGCGATATCTGGATTACACCATCTGGGATAGACAAGGGAAGTTTAAAAAGTAGCGATATTATCCAGGTAAAAGAAGATGGAGAAATAATCGGCAAACACAATCCTTCTGTTGAACTTCCATTTCATGAGATGATATACCGTGCAAGGCCTGATATAAAAGCAATAATTCATGCGCATCCACCGGCGATTATGGCGTTTTCGCTTGCACGCAAAATTCCAAATACAAAACTGATTCCGAATGTTCATCTCATATGCGGCGAAGTTGAGCTTGTTGACTATGCTTTGCCGGGAAGCACTGAGCTTGGTCAAAAGATAGCTGATACATTCAAAAAAGGGGTATCAACAGCTGTTTTGGCAAACCACGGGATTGTTGTAGGTGCAGAAAACCTTTTCAAAGCGTTTATGGCGTTTGAAACGCTTGATTTTTGTGCTCAGCTTGAGATAAGAGCAAAGCTTATTGGTGAGCCTAAATCACTTAGACCCAAAGACATTGAGATTTCAAAAGCAAAACAGGATATTCAAATGGATGAGTTCATTCCAAAGACATATTCAAGTTTCGAAAGACTCTCAAGAAAGAAGATGTGTGAACTTATCCACAGGGCATATGACCAGAGACTTTTTACAAGCACGCAAGGAACATTTTCCCAAAGACTTAGTAGCAATTCTTTTATTATCACACCATACATGGTGGATAGAAAATACATCCAGCCAGAAGATATTGTTAGGATAGAAAATGGATACAAGGAGGCTGGAAAAAGGCCGAGCAGGTCAGTGCTTTTGCACAAGTATATTTATGAAAAGCATCCAGATGTCAATGCTATAATCATTGCTCATCCGCCGAATATAATGGCTTTTGCAGTGACAGATAATGAGTTTGATTCAAAAACAATACCCGAAACTTATATTTCTCTCAGAAATGTTAAAAAGATTCCGTTTGGTTCATCATTTATGCAGCCAAAAATGACTGCAGATGTGTTTTCTAAAGAGACTCCAGCCGTGATTGTAGAAAATGACAGTGTAATTGTTGTTGGTAAAGACCTTTTAGATGCATTTGACAAGCTTGAGGTACTTGAGTTCACTGCAAAGGCCATCATAGATGCAAGAAGATTGGGTGATGTTGTGCTAATAAGCCAAGAGGAAATCGAAGAAATAGAAAGAGCATTTAAACTGTAA
- a CDS encoding zinc-binding dehydrogenase: MKTKAVRLYGKNDLRLEEFELPPIKENEILAKVISDSLCMSSYKAAIQGSEHKRVPKDIDKNPVIIGHEFCGQIVEVGKKWQDKFKPGDKFTVQPALNLKDNPYAAPGYSYQYIGGDATYIIIPNEVMEQNCLLKYEGDAFFYGSLAEPMSCIIGAFHASYHTQPGKYIHKMGTLENGFMAILAGAGPMGLGAIDYAVHGPKPPKLLVVTDINQERLDRAASIYTQEDAKKHGVDLYYVNTANIDNVENYLLSFTDGRGFDDVFVFAPVRELVELADKILARDGCLNFFAGPSDPNFSALLNFYNVHYNSTHVVGTSGGNTDDMIEALDLMARGVVNPAAMITHIGGLNCVAQTTLNLPKIPGGKKLIYTNIELDLVAIEDFKEKGKENPLFAELAKIVERNNGLWCKEAEDFLLTNAKKI, encoded by the coding sequence ATGAAGACAAAAGCTGTGAGATTATATGGCAAAAACGATTTGAGACTTGAAGAATTTGAGCTTCCACCAATAAAAGAAAACGAAATTTTAGCAAAAGTAATTTCTGATAGTCTTTGTATGTCATCTTACAAGGCAGCAATACAAGGAAGCGAGCACAAAAGAGTACCAAAAGACATAGATAAAAACCCTGTTATAATAGGTCATGAATTTTGCGGGCAAATAGTAGAGGTAGGTAAGAAGTGGCAGGACAAGTTCAAGCCAGGTGACAAATTCACGGTTCAGCCTGCGCTGAACCTCAAAGACAATCCATATGCAGCACCGGGATATTCATACCAGTATATTGGTGGTGATGCGACATACATCATTATTCCGAATGAGGTGATGGAGCAAAACTGTCTTTTAAAATATGAGGGTGATGCATTCTTTTATGGCTCGCTGGCAGAACCAATGTCGTGTATTATTGGTGCATTTCATGCAAGCTATCACACCCAGCCCGGCAAGTATATACACAAGATGGGTACATTAGAAAACGGTTTTATGGCAATCTTAGCAGGTGCTGGTCCAATGGGGCTGGGGGCTATTGACTATGCTGTGCATGGACCTAAACCGCCAAAGCTGCTTGTTGTGACAGATATAAACCAGGAAAGGTTAGATAGAGCAGCCTCGATATATACTCAAGAGGATGCTAAAAAGCATGGTGTTGACCTTTATTATGTCAATACTGCCAATATAGATAATGTTGAGAATTATCTTCTTTCATTTACTGATGGCAGAGGTTTTGATGATGTCTTTGTCTTTGCACCAGTCAGAGAACTTGTTGAACTTGCAGACAAGATTCTTGCAAGAGATGGGTGTCTAAACTTTTTTGCAGGACCGAGCGACCCTAATTTTTCAGCACTTTTGAATTTTTACAATGTCCACTACAACTCAACGCACGTTGTTGGAACAAGTGGTGGCAATACCGATGACATGATTGAAGCGCTTGATTTGATGGCAAGAGGTGTTGTCAATCCCGCTGCAATGATTACTCATATTGGAGGGCTTAACTGTGTGGCGCAAACAACTCTAAATCTTCCCAAAATCCCTGGCGGAAAAAAGCTTATATACACAAACATAGAGCTTGACCTTGTAGCAATAGAAGATTTCAAAGAAAAAGGCAAAGAAAATCCTCTTTTTGCTGAGCTTGCAAAGATTGTTGAAAGAAATAATGGTCTTTGGTGCAAAGAGGCAGAAGATTTTCTTTTGACAAATGCTAAAAAGATTTGA
- a CDS encoding APC family permease: protein MSLCGALVAAEFSARYPHTGGLYVYLEKIYGNEISFLFGWMNTLIYIPAILSALSVLFADQVSSMLNANQMVHDILALSILTAIVIINVIGNKYGGALQLLATVLKLIPLFLIILFGLIRPIEAENFASYGHFTKNFGLAVLSTLWAYDGWLSVPNVAGEMKNAKKIWFWCSYSECYLS from the coding sequence ATGTCACTGTGCGGTGCCCTTGTTGCTGCTGAGTTTTCAGCAAGGTATCCTCACACAGGCGGGCTTTATGTCTATCTTGAAAAGATTTATGGAAATGAAATTTCTTTTTTGTTTGGTTGGATGAACACTCTAATTTATATACCGGCCATACTCTCTGCATTATCTGTTTTGTTTGCAGACCAAGTATCAAGTATGTTAAATGCAAATCAGATGGTACATGATATTTTAGCTTTGAGTATCTTGACAGCAATAGTTATAATCAATGTTATAGGCAACAAATATGGCGGAGCTCTTCAGCTTTTGGCAACAGTTTTAAAACTAATACCCCTTTTTCTGATTATTCTTTTTGGTCTCATAAGACCTATTGAAGCTGAAAATTTTGCATCTTATGGACATTTTACAAAAAATTTCGGACTTGCAGTTTTATCTACACTGTGGGCTTACGATGGCTGGCTCTCTGTGCCAAATGTTGCTGGAGAGATGAAAAATGCCAAAAAAATCTGGTTTTGGTGCTCATATTCGGAATGTTATTTGTCATAG